One genomic segment of Streptomyces niveus includes these proteins:
- a CDS encoding aromatic prenyltransferase produces the protein MSGAADVERVYSAMERAAGLLDLTCAREKILPILTAYKEALADSVIVFSMSGGDHSAELDFSFTIPSGDVDPYAFGPSTGIPTETDHPIASLLSDTGERCPVAMYGVDGEVSGGFKKTYAAFPINDLLDLSKLVAVPSMPPAVAENAELFARYGLDKVQGISIDYQRKQVNLYCGDIPAESLEPETVRSMLREMGLREPSEEGLEFVRKSFAVYPTLSWDSSRIERICFAVISTDPTLAPTRVESDVALFSKYANNAPYAYAGERRTLIYGLAVSPTKEYIKLGSYYQISDHQRKLVKAFDALED, from the coding sequence ATGTCCGGAGCCGCTGACGTCGAACGCGTTTACTCGGCCATGGAGAGAGCCGCTGGGCTGCTAGACCTGACCTGCGCACGAGAGAAGATCCTGCCGATCCTGACCGCGTACAAGGAGGCGCTCGCCGATTCGGTGATCGTCTTCTCGATGTCCGGCGGCGACCACTCCGCGGAGCTGGACTTCAGCTTCACGATCCCTTCGGGGGACGTCGATCCGTACGCCTTCGGTCCGTCGACCGGCATCCCGACGGAGACGGACCATCCCATCGCCTCCCTGCTCTCGGACACCGGGGAGCGGTGCCCCGTCGCCATGTACGGCGTCGACGGCGAGGTCTCCGGCGGCTTCAAGAAGACCTACGCGGCCTTCCCCATCAATGACTTGCTGGATCTGTCGAAGCTCGTCGCCGTACCGTCCATGCCGCCGGCCGTCGCGGAGAACGCCGAACTCTTCGCCCGGTACGGCCTGGACAAGGTGCAGGGAATCTCGATCGACTACCAGCGCAAGCAGGTGAATCTGTACTGCGGTGACATTCCCGCGGAATCCCTCGAACCGGAGACGGTCCGGTCGATGCTCCGCGAGATGGGGCTGCGGGAGCCGAGCGAGGAAGGGCTGGAATTCGTGAGGAAGTCGTTCGCGGTCTATCCGACCCTCAGCTGGGATTCGTCGAGGATCGAGCGGATCTGCTTCGCGGTGATCAGCACGGATCCGACCCTGGCCCCCACTCGGGTGGAATCGGATGTCGCGCTGTTCTCGAAGTACGCGAACAACGCGCCGTACGCGTACGCCGGGGAGCGCCGCACGCTCATCTACGGTCTCGCTGTTTCACCCACCAAGGAGTACATCAAGCTCGGTTCGTACTACCAGATCAGCGATCACCAGCGGAAGTTGGTCAAGGCGTTCGACGCCCTTGAGGACTAG